From the Amblyraja radiata isolate CabotCenter1 chromosome 12, sAmbRad1.1.pri, whole genome shotgun sequence genome, one window contains:
- the LOC116978861 gene encoding syntaxin-3-like has translation MKDRLEELKRAAEDNFTESIVGGIDNPTFEGTESNRLNGFFEDISAVSSNLTKLENLVQSIQKKQAGVLCGTAKASIYNKKKLMKYSKCELTCEAKIIQSQLNRMRGVLTRKRQEAPFSVEYRIHQSQYNALVTRYHHILTSHHTMEMEYVDKLKQQITRQTQLAGLQLQEEDVDRFVEDLDAPQIVGQDLEVHKAKEHLAAAQERHKQLLELQSQIAELHQLFLQFEVLVTEQQEVVNSIEYNVEHTVDYITQSADDVKKAIKYQKKSRVIAAAAAVIGLCACVPCIAKLSS, from the coding sequence ATGAAGGACAGGCTGGAGGAGCTGAAGAGAGCAGCGGAGGACAATTTCACGGAGAGTATTGTTGGTGGAATCGACAACCCAACATTTGAAGGGACAGAGTCCAACAGGTTGAATGGATTTTTTGAAGACATTTCAGCTGTTTCTTCAAACCTCACCAAACTGGAGAATCTAGTCCAGAGCATCCAGAAGAAGCAAGCGGGGGTGCTGTGCGGGACTGCGAAAGCGAGCATCTACAACAAGAAGAAACTTatgaaatattccaaatgtgagtTGACCTGTGAGGCCAAGATCATCCAGTCGCAGCTGAACAGGATGAGGGGTGTCCTGACTCGCAAGCGGCAGGAGGCACCCTTCTCGGTTGAGTACAGGATTCACCAGAGCCAGTACAATGCCTTGGTGACTCGCTATCACCACATACTAACCTCGCACCACACGATGGAGATGGAATACGTGGACAAGTTGAAGCAGCAGATTACGCGGCAGACTCAGTTGGCTGGCTTGCAGTTGCAGGAGGAGGACGTGGACCGCTTCGTGGAGGACCTTGACGCTCCACAGATTGTTGGGCAGGATCTGGAGGTCCACAAAGCCAAGGAGCACTTGGCCGCCGCCCAGGAGCGCCACAAACAGCTTCTGGAACTGCAGTCGCAGATAGCTGAACTTCACCAACTCTTCCTGCAGTTCGAGGTACTGGTGACTGAGCAACAAGAAGTGGTAAACAGCATTGAATATAACGTGGAGCACACTGTGGACTACATCACACAGTCCGCAGACGACGTTAAAAAAGCAATAAAGTACCAGAAGAAATCTCGGGTAATTGCTGCAGCCGCAGCCGTCATTGGGCTGTGTGCCTGTGTTCCCTGCATTGCAAAGTTATCTTCTTAA
- the LOC116978862 gene encoding syntaxin-3-like — MKDRLEELKRAAEDNFTESIVGGIDNPTFEGTESNRLNGFFEDISAVSSNLTKLENLVQSIQKKQAGVLCGTAKASIYNKKKLMKYSKCELTCEAKIIQSQLNRMRGVLSRKRQEAPFSVEYRIHQSQYNALVTRYHHILTSHHTMEMEYVDKLKQQITRQTQLAGLQLQEEDVDRFVEDLDAPQIVGQDLEVHKAKEHLAAAQERHKQLLELQSQIAELHQLFLQFEVLVTEQQEVVNSIEYNVEHTVDYITQSADDVKKAIKYQKKSRVIAAAAAVIGLCACVPCIAKLSS; from the coding sequence ATGAAGGACAGGCTGGAGGAGCTGAAGAGAGCGGCGGAGGACAATTTCACGGAGAGTATTGTTGGTGGAATCGACAACCCAACATTTGAAGGGACAGAGTCCAACAGGTTGAATGGATTTTTTGAAGACATTTCAGCTGTTTCTTCAAACCTCACCAAACTGGAGAATCTAGTCCAGAGTATCCAGAAGAAGCAAGCGGGGGTGCTGTGTGGGACTGCGAAAGCGAGCATCTACAACAAGAAGAAACTTatgaaatattccaaatgtgagtTGACCTGTGAGGCCAAGATCATCCAGTCGCAGCTGAACAGGATGAGGGGTGTCCTGTCTCGCAAGCGGCAGGAGGCACCCTTCTCGGTTGAGTACAGGATTCACCAGAGCCAGTACAATGCCTTGGTGACTCGCTATCACCACATACTAACCTCGCACCACACGATGGAGATGGAATACGTGGACAAGTTGAAGCAGCAGATTACGCGGCAGACTCAGTTGGCTGGCTTGCAGTTGCAGGAGGAGGACGTGGACCGCTTCGTGGAGGACCTTGACGCTCCACAGATTGTTGGGCAGGATCTGGAGGTCCACAAAGCCAAGGAGCACTTGGCCGCCGCCCAGGAGCGCCACAAACAGCTTCTGGAACTGCAGTCGCAGATAGCTGAACTTCACCAACTCTTCCTGCAGTTCGAGGTACTGGTGACTGAGCAACAAGAAGTGGTAAACAGCATTGAATATAACGTGGAGCACACTGTCGACTACATCACACAGTCCGCAGACGACGTTAAAAAAGCAATAAAGTACCAGAAGAAATCTCGGGTAATTGCTGCAGCCGCAGCCGTCATTGGGCTGTGTGCCTGTGTTCCCTGCATTGCAAAGTTATCTTCTTAA